Proteins from a single region of Macrotis lagotis isolate mMagLag1 chromosome 2, bilby.v1.9.chrom.fasta, whole genome shotgun sequence:
- the INSL5 gene encoding insulin-like peptide INSL5 — protein MVSLHPIAGWVLLYKSALRSRIPSNSVFTASPVPPLGSHPLIRTMKGFIWAFFLLSALVAISGVRGKEVLKVCGRDFIRAIVYTCGGSRWKRDLQGAFEDRVEGKKYFEVPDKNGVSDDLMDDGLYVHSPDDEILLQKHQPVGTRQLKRQAEAADLAVFCCQTGCTVSQLSKLC, from the exons atggtGAGCCTTCATCCAATAGCAGGATGGGTCCTTCTGTATAAATCAGCCTTGAGGTCCAGGATCCCCTCAAACTCTGTTTTTACTGCCTCTCCAGTTCCCCCTTTGGGTTCTCATCCACTCATCCGCACCATGAAAGGCTTCATCTGGGCTTTCTTCTTATTGTCAGCCCTAGTGGCCATCTCTGGGGTGAGAGGCAAGGAGGTGTTGAAGGTCTGTGGTCGAGATTTCATTAGGGCGATTGTCTACACCTGTGGTGGCTCTCGTTGGAAGAGGGACCTGCAGGGGGCCTTTGAAGACAGAG TGGAAGGGAAAAAGTACTTTGAGGTGCCTGACAAAAATGGAGTTTCTGACGACCTCATGGATGACGGCCTCTATGTCCATTCCCCTGATGATGAAATCCTCTTGCAGAAGCACCAGCCAGTGGGCACCAGGCAACTCAAGAGGCAGGCTGAGGCAGCTGATCTGGCTGTTTTCTGTTGCCAGACTGGCTGTACTGTTTCACAACTGAGCAAGCTGTGCTAG